The Setaria viridis chromosome 9, Setaria_viridis_v4.0, whole genome shotgun sequence sequence AAGGTTTCAAAGGTAGGCCACTTGAAACTATTTGTGTCAACATCTAAACGAAGCTAGACATATATTCGTAGCAAATTACCAGGTACCAAGGAACCTCTTTTCTTTTAGAAGATATCTGCTCTGAACATTGAACCCATCGTTCATTATCATTTTCCTTCTTCCTGACCATTATCGTTTCAGTACCATCTTCATCCTTCGTCTTCTTTACCACCATGTATTCCTTAACATCctccttctgcttcttcagAAAGATCTGTGTTACCTACAAAAGACAGACATGTCAACGGAAGCATAAGAAGCAGCAACATTGGAAGCAATTTTCAATGAACACGGAATTTTTCATGAAATCAGTAAGGTTACATTGTTTTCAACTATTACAGCTTCCAGGCCACTCTGCTCACCGACAATTGGTGTGTCTACTCTGCTCACCGACAATTGGTGTGTCTGATCCAACTCGTCCAGAGAGAGTTACAAGAGGAAGGTACCCGTATGAGGCGCCCAGTGCCATAGCTGTCAAGGACGCACACACGCATAAAAGAGAGAACAAGTAAAAATGTAAGTACTGGTTCTATAGACTTGAGCAgcaacactttttttttctagaatatgcaggagagctgcgtatcattccaTTTAGAAGagaatgaaaatatttttttacaacGCGGGCCaaccgggcgcacgcacacggaTACAAAATTCGAGATTCTCATTACATGTTATTACAAGAGCACCCTAGGAAAGAAAATCCCGGAGAATAGTCTTCTAGCTGGTAGCAGCACCATGCCATCCGAGAGCTGCGAGGCAACGCACCCCTGCTGCACACCAGAGAAGAGCTTCTTCAGTTATCGCCCCGGTTAGCTGCGCTGGGGTTTTGTCCATCACCCTTGCGAAGACTCGatcgttcctttccttccaaaTCTTCCAAGAGACCAACATGAACGTTGAATCGAGGCCTCTTATCCTGATGGCGTCGAGTGTGCTTCGCTTCTGTATCCACCATTCCATCAGAGAATCATTCAGAGCCGGTGGGACGTTCTGAATGCCGATTATTTGGCTGACGGCCAACCACACCTGCTGAGTGTAGGTGTTCTGCCATTTCAAGCTCCTGGTTACAGAGTGCACAATCGTTGCTATTTTGGAGCCCATGACGCTTGCGACGTGCAGCCGTCCACAGGCATTCTCCCAACGCTAACCAAGCAAAGAACTTGACTTTTAGGGGAGCCCATGCGCGCCATATAGCTTTAGTTGCTGGGAATGTCGTCGAGCCGAGGAAGAAGGCTCTATATGCCGAGCGTGCTGAGTAAATCCTAGAACTTTCCCACCTCCAGGAGACCTTGTCTTCAACTCCGACGCGTAACTGGACATAAGAAATTGCATGCCAAAGCTGAACATATTGGGACATCGCTTGCACTGTGGCGCGTCCAACAATGTCCCTTATCCATCTCTTGCCATTCAGGGCGTCGGCCACCGTCCGTGTCCGTTTGATCTTCGACTTGATCATGTGGCAAAGTTCAGGAGCTAGTATACAAGGGGATGATTGCCCGAGCCAATTGAGCAGCAACACTAAACAAGACCATTAAACAGACCTTGGTGCAACTTTTATAAATTACCCCAATTCCGAGTCTACATCATGAAAACACTGAATACAAGCTATCCAATTGACAGTGAACTAAGCAAATTAGATCTCTTAAGGAATCTAAATTTCATTACACATGTTCTAGTATAACCAAACTACAACAATCAGGAGCAAGGAGCTAACAACAGAAAGAGTCCACGTATATAGGGCATAGGGGACAGCCAAGCATGCCAATGCGACACAATCTAGCTTCAGAATCAAACTAATCGATTCCAAAAAATGAGCACCGGGTTAGGTTGCACCTGAACCGATTGCCCCCTATCCCCTGCCAGCCATCAAAACCCAGCCGGTTTAGAGAACTTTTAGGCGCATGGGTAGAAAAATTAGCCCCGATATTAATAACCAAGCACCAAGCAAATTCGCAGTAAGCCCCGATCGGCACATATATACTCACACAAATCGGAGATGCGGCTGAACTTGCGCGCCGATCGCAGCTCGTTGGCGCTCCTGCACGCACGAAGCAAAGCAATGACGATGCATTCAGACCCGAGGCAAGAGGAAGAGCAAACGAGGTAGGAGAAGATCGACAGCAATGTGTGCAGTCAGGAATTCAGGATGTGATGTACGTACGCATCATAGCTCCACCCTAGGAGGTAGCACCCAGCGCCGGCGCAGCAGCACGCGAGCCCGCCCCACAGGaagcccgccccgccgccgccgaagccgtcGTGGCGCTGGCGGTACATCGCGGAGCGCTTCGATCTCTAGCTTCCGACGGAAGAGCAAAGCAAAGGCTTTTCCGGACGTGTGATTCTTGAACTCCACGAGACGAGAGCCTCTGGCTGCCTGGGTTCGTGCCAGCGGACAGCTAATCTGCGGCGGGGGGTCTCGTGATCGAACGGAACACTGAtcagcggcgggcgggcgtcgTATTCCGTCTCAGCTGAAATCCACTTTGGACACAGAGAGGATAGAATCCTAGCTCATCAAAAGGATTTTTGAAGGAACTTCTGCCAGGAACTCTACCAAAGCTCGAGAACACAACCGTAACGGCCAGTGCCGGTCTTCTCCAGAACTGAATACTGATACAGAGAACAGCTCGAGGCGTCGCCAACAATTTTGGAGGGGATTAACTACTTTGCCATGCATCTACATTCTATCAGCACTCACACGACAATACGAGATCACTGCCTCCTTGCCACTGCTTCCTATATCCAATATCTCCGACCGTTCTGCAATGAACAAAATAGCCGTTGGTTTCATAAGTCCACAGCAGGAGATAGACAATGCAAGTCACATAAAGAATAGATCCATCTCCAACTCCAATACAACATCACTTTGTTCCAAAAACGACAATCTCTGCACCTTAATATTACCAGTCAATGCTACAAGCGCCTATGGTTAAGTATTTCCTGAGGAATGTAAATTTGTACACCAGAATTCGATTAGTATTAATTAGCATGCAAACCGTTGGGTTTCATTGGCCTAGTACAAGTAGTGTGTACTCCCTCTAATCCAGAAAATAGATCAATTTAGCTTTGTCCTCAGTCAAACATTTTCTGCTTTGACCATCAataacaaaatatatatataaattgaTTGATATTACAAGATTCGTCATCAAACATACTTTCAAAATATGTAACTCTTTcttttaaaataatttattgTTTAAGATTTTATTGGTCAAAATATTGGAGACCATATCGATGACCTAAATGACTTATATTTGGGattggagggagtaatatattACCTTTCAGTTCAATGCATAGCCTCCAAAAAGGAACATGCCAGAAGCTGCAAATGCCACAGCACAAAATTGGTAGCACCTGTTGGGCATACAAGTATTAGTTTACAAACTTGCTCTAGCAACGATCTAGAAACAAAGCAACCAAATTATCTTAAAGCATCTCCATACCTGGCTTCAGAGCCAAGACCAGAAATAATTTGATCAATGCTACAGCTTGAAACATGAAATGGCCCACCGTTTCTTGGACGTTGAATTGTAATTTTTCCAGAATTATCTTTAAAAGCCTGCTCAGATTACATGAAAAATGAATAATTATGAAGAAATGGGAGACTCTCTTGGTCTACCAGTAAAGTTCTACCCAACCAGGTGAATGCATGAGTATTACCTCTCCAACAACAGTTAATGGAGCCCCAATTTGAAGAATCCGTTCAGTTCGTTTTAGTCCAAAAAAATCTGCAAAATATAACTTACCATGAAGACCATGCCAAGTGTCAGAATAACAGTATAAGGTTTGGTAGATAACCTTCACGGAGCATTCACATCCACAAGAATGAGGCTGCTTTTCAAAAACCTCACTTCC is a genomic window containing:
- the LOC140220080 gene encoding E3 ubiquitin-protein ligase SP1-like, translating into MYRQRHDGFGGGGAGFLWGGLACCCAGAGSANELRSARKFSRISDLSMALGASYGYLPLVTLSGRVGSDTPIVTQIFLKKQKEDVKEYMVVKKTKDEDGTETIMVRKKENDNERWVQCSEQISSKRKEVPWYLDDGTGRLEVVRAHNADGSILRLESVDFEKQPRTCGCECSIKILGLRRTEWTLPTGTNLTVVGEAVKGNSGEILIKRPRNGGPFHVSRSSIDKIVSNLGSDARWCQFWAVTFATSGAFLLGIGGYAMC